A window of Ignavibacteriales bacterium contains these coding sequences:
- a CDS encoding FecR domain-containing protein produces MNCEEIKIGLHDFVDELSDDIMKHKIEVHLRTCDKCFNEYKKLKNLFDKLKDLTNTVEPPEGIIQAFSSKLLENSIKDDLKEKIASDPEKIKEEQINLEKSIRESSGAMRKSILSMTLMATGVSKSLPIRSRLNWSKIILILLPFVLLGVAYIVYDLQRNNSPWEIKTAEGRILINGKDNNTGMISEDESLLSSDNSKAEILIPHIGSIEVNQNSIIILKKAKDSDNRIMLEKGSVKIKNVSKEPDFAIDLKNSSVIDRGGEFTVSVDEYGNAKVSVNFGFTEINYNSESYFLSEKYVCDIMNGKNPGTPYRSDAPDTLIKEIKNFDYNNGDDNSIDNIISTARKSDMLTLLAIIPRASQTKRKILFQAITNHFPPPANVTRMDIIKADKKMLHLWWEEIKEQLKSISDRK; encoded by the coding sequence ATGAATTGCGAAGAGATAAAAATCGGACTCCATGATTTTGTAGATGAACTTTCCGATGATATTATGAAACATAAAATCGAAGTTCATTTACGTACTTGTGATAAATGTTTTAATGAATACAAGAAGCTAAAAAATCTTTTCGATAAACTAAAAGATCTTACTAATACTGTAGAACCTCCGGAAGGAATAATCCAAGCATTTTCATCAAAGCTTTTGGAAAATAGCATAAAGGACGATTTAAAAGAAAAGATTGCTTCGGATCCCGAAAAGATTAAAGAAGAGCAAATTAATCTTGAAAAAAGTATTCGGGAATCTAGCGGTGCCATGCGAAAAAGTATTTTATCAATGACTTTAATGGCGACGGGAGTTTCCAAATCACTTCCCATCCGTTCACGCTTAAATTGGTCTAAAATTATTTTAATTCTTTTACCCTTTGTACTTCTCGGCGTAGCTTATATTGTTTATGATTTGCAAAGAAATAATTCTCCTTGGGAAATAAAAACTGCTGAAGGCAGAATACTTATTAACGGGAAGGACAATAACACTGGAATGATTTCTGAGGATGAAAGTTTATTAAGCAGCGACAATTCAAAAGCGGAAATTTTAATACCTCATATAGGAAGTATTGAAGTCAACCAGAATTCAATAATAATTTTGAAAAAAGCCAAGGATAGCGACAATAGGATTATGTTAGAAAAAGGTTCTGTGAAGATCAAAAATGTTTCTAAGGAACCGGATTTTGCCATAGATCTAAAAAATAGTTCCGTAATTGATCGGGGCGGTGAGTTCACTGTTTCAGTTGATGAATATGGGAATGCTAAAGTCTCTGTAAATTTTGGTTTTACGGAAATTAATTATAATAGTGAAAGCTATTTTCTTAGTGAAAAATATGTCTGCGATATAATGAACGGGAAAAACCCCGGAACCCCTTACCGTTCAGATGCGCCGGATACATTGATAAAGGAAATAAAAAACTTTGATTACAATAATGGCGACGATAATTCTATTGATAATATTATTTCTACGGCACGGAAGTCAGATATGTTAACACTTTTGGCGATTATTCCACGTGCTTCTCAAACAAAAAGAAAAATTTTATTTCAAGCAATCACTAATCATTTTCCACCGCCGGCCAATGTTACTAGAATGGATATTATAAAAGCCGATAAAAAAATGCTGCACTTATGGTGGGAAGAAATCAAAGAGCAGTTAAAATCTATTTCTGATCGTAAGTAA
- a CDS encoding DUF1569 domain-containing protein produces MNKPLLNKLELLVALHQDTKQLWGKMSAQHMIEHLILAVRTSNGKLNIGCFNPPEKIPTLKRFLMSGRPLPKGFVNPLIGEGLLPLEYENLEEAKLVLEKELEDYYKYFEEHHDATLVNPTFGELNKNEWDVFHEKHFTHHLGQFGINQ; encoded by the coding sequence TTGAATAAACCCCTTTTAAATAAACTAGAACTTCTCGTCGCTTTACATCAAGATACAAAACAGTTGTGGGGAAAAATGTCGGCTCAACATATGATTGAGCACTTGATTCTGGCAGTAAGAACAAGTAACGGTAAATTAAATATCGGCTGTTTTAATCCGCCGGAAAAGATTCCAACATTAAAAAGATTTTTAATGAGCGGAAGACCTTTACCGAAAGGATTTGTTAATCCGCTTATCGGTGAAGGCCTGTTACCTTTAGAATATGAAAACCTAGAAGAAGCAAAATTAGTTCTAGAGAAAGAATTAGAGGATTATTATAAATACTTTGAAGAACACCACGATGCTACTCTAGTTAATCCCACTTTTGGCGAACTCAATAAAAACGAATGGGATGTCTTTCATGAGAAACATTTTACACACCATTTGGGACAGTTTGGAATAAACCAGTAA
- a CDS encoding ABC transporter six-transmembrane domain-containing protein, with amino-acid sequence MALFKLIKEHRKGIALITFLIFLENVAWILEPTLFGNLIDAFLQRSNPTVPSDKFAHIVPLIFWITAYLINSASGTFRRRFEPRVFQKMYVELVTKIAEAGNKFRHDTSKTVARAHLSQEFVTFVQYRIPEIAEQIIAILGAVIALTFFDLRISLVCLLISLPLIVLSILYGRNVVKLHAELHDTYETIYDTFSKRKPEQVTTIYKTMAKLQEKIATWGAANFGIMRFVLLIIFLFVLYIAIDLDNFSLGNIYSIVAYLWTFVTSVEYIPELLESITSLQDLSKRIESDL; translated from the coding sequence ATGGCTCTTTTCAAATTAATCAAAGAACATAGAAAGGGAATTGCACTAATTACTTTTCTCATTTTTCTCGAAAATGTTGCATGGATTCTTGAGCCAACTTTATTTGGAAATTTAATAGATGCTTTTCTTCAAAGATCAAATCCAACTGTTCCGTCGGATAAATTTGCTCACATTGTTCCATTAATTTTTTGGATAACTGCATATTTAATAAATTCAGCTTCCGGCACTTTTCGCAGAAGATTTGAACCGCGGGTATTTCAAAAAATGTATGTTGAACTTGTTACTAAGATTGCAGAAGCCGGTAATAAATTTAGACACGACACTTCTAAAACTGTTGCACGGGCACATCTCTCACAAGAATTTGTAACATTTGTTCAGTATAGAATTCCGGAAATTGCCGAGCAGATTATTGCGATACTTGGCGCAGTTATAGCTTTAACTTTTTTTGATTTAAGAATTTCGCTGGTCTGTTTGTTAATCTCTTTACCGCTGATAGTTCTAAGCATTCTTTACGGAAGAAATGTTGTAAAACTGCATGCAGAACTCCATGATACTTATGAAACAATTTATGATACATTTTCAAAGAGAAAGCCCGAACAAGTAACCACTATTTATAAAACAATGGCAAAGCTTCAAGAAAAAATTGCAACTTGGGGTGCGGCTAATTTCGGGATTATGAGATTTGTTTTGTTAATAATATTTTTGTTCGTTCTTTATATTGCTATTGATCTGGATAATTTTTCCCTGGGAAATATTTACTCGATCGTTGCTTATTTATGGACATTCGTTACCTCTGTTGAATACATCCCCGAATTATTAGAAAGTATAACATCATTACAAGACCTTTCAAAAAGAATTGAATCGGATTTATAA
- a CDS encoding 4Fe-4S dicluster domain-containing protein has translation MAIMITEECISCNACEVECPNTAIYSPGLAYNVGGQEYAALSEELTYIVPEKCTECVGFYDEPQCIPACPTEAIAPDPNHVETKEQLAAKKEHLDKVGR, from the coding sequence ATGGCAATTATGATTACTGAGGAATGCATTTCTTGTAACGCTTGCGAAGTCGAATGCCCGAATACCGCTATTTACTCACCTGGATTAGCTTACAACGTAGGGGGACAAGAATATGCAGCTTTATCGGAAGAACTCACATACATCGTTCCAGAAAAATGTACCGAGTGTGTTGGTTTTTATGATGAACCGCAATGCATTCCAGCTTGCCCAACAGAAGCAATCGCCCCAGATCCAAATCATGTAGAAACGAAAGAACAATTGGCTGCAAAGAAAGAACATTTGGATAAAGTTGGAAGATAA
- a CDS encoding phosphatase PAP2 family protein, which yields MKQKLRVIFILFFISTIYLVKLSAQEDPSLFFFQLEDHSYTIQQVSPIIKTEDTNTFNWHDPITKLPRDFYTLGQNAFSANSISTMAELTILTGFLISIDHKTIEPFRSSYRTSTTIHEWSKNISWLGGGEFHLIMASAFGGVGLALNDNRALRTALQIVEAELATGITVQILKHISGRESPQSASHIHGLFRPFPNMQDYSRNETKYYSFPSGHVSTSAAVLTVIADNYSEASWIKPVGYSAIGLIGIGLVARGWHWFSDFPLAVAIGYMFGKVISGRNNLIQNDGDNSSWSIYPDYNNGMGFGLAYHF from the coding sequence ATGAAGCAGAAGCTTAGAGTTATCTTTATACTTTTTTTTATCAGTACGATTTATCTTGTTAAGTTATCCGCACAAGAAGATCCGAGTCTGTTTTTCTTTCAACTCGAAGATCATTCGTATACTATTCAGCAAGTATCTCCTATTATAAAAACAGAAGACACAAATACATTTAATTGGCATGATCCTATTACAAAACTTCCTAGAGATTTTTATACTCTTGGTCAAAATGCTTTTAGTGCAAATAGTATTAGTACAATGGCAGAACTAACAATATTAACCGGGTTTCTCATTTCAATTGATCACAAAACCATTGAACCATTTAGGTCCAGCTATAGAACTTCCACCACAATACATGAATGGAGTAAAAATATTTCTTGGTTAGGCGGTGGTGAATTTCATTTAATCATGGCCTCGGCTTTTGGCGGAGTCGGTCTTGCGTTAAATGATAATAGAGCATTAAGAACAGCTCTTCAAATTGTTGAAGCCGAGCTTGCTACAGGAATTACAGTTCAAATTCTAAAACATATTAGCGGCAGAGAAAGTCCCCAATCGGCATCACACATTCACGGATTGTTTAGACCATTTCCAAACATGCAAGATTATTCACGCAATGAAACTAAATACTATTCATTTCCTTCGGGGCATGTTTCAACATCTGCTGCAGTGCTAACTGTAATTGCAGATAATTATTCAGAAGCCTCTTGGATTAAACCTGTTGGCTACTCGGCAATCGGTTTGATAGGAATCGGTTTAGTTGCAAGAGGGTGGCATTGGTTCAGCGATTTTCCTTTAGCGGTAGCCATAGGATATATGTTTGGAAAGGTTATCTCGGGCAGAAATAATTTAATACAAAATGATGGTGATAATTCTTCGTGGTCAATTTATCCTGATTATAATAATGGTATGGGGTTTGGTCTCGCCTATCATTTTTGA
- a CDS encoding amino acid permease → MIEKNKKTELVRGLTLTATIMIVAGSMIGSGIFRKPSVMAQQLGSPELLIIIWIAAGIITFIGALINAEIAGMIDATGGQYVYFRKMYGDFTAYLYGWSILSVIQTGSQAAIAYVFAEYLGYFIKYPQLSQHWQDFAIYMPLVGNIHPFLDFGTKAVAILCIFFLTGVNYIGVVFGGVVQTIVTYVKIISIILISVFLLLLGNGSFSNIYTGFAIPASTSHNLIAMIGLAFAGAFWAYDAWNSVTYVAGEVINPKRNIPLSLLWGTLIVIGVYVLINIAYLYVLPINEMAKSPLVAATAAEKIFGTNGGSLIAIAVIISTFGALNGSILATARIPYAMARTNLFFRGLGKVHPKFGTPHVSLVVQGIWSCVLVMSGSFDTITDYVIFGAYLFYMLGAYGVFVLRKKMPDAERPYKVWGYPYTPIIFIVFSFLFLANTIISDTSNAMMGLILIAAGLPMYFFWKYRQKKYHIKDNF, encoded by the coding sequence ATGATAGAAAAAAATAAAAAGACTGAGCTCGTCCGGGGATTAACATTAACTGCAACCATAATGATCGTTGCCGGTTCTATGATCGGTTCCGGTATATTTCGTAAACCATCAGTAATGGCGCAGCAACTCGGTTCTCCCGAATTGCTTATTATAATTTGGATCGCCGCCGGAATCATTACATTTATTGGTGCGCTTATTAATGCTGAAATTGCCGGAATGATTGATGCGACAGGCGGACAGTATGTTTATTTCAGAAAAATGTACGGCGATTTCACTGCATATCTTTATGGCTGGTCTATTCTTTCGGTAATTCAAACTGGAAGCCAAGCTGCAATAGCATATGTTTTTGCCGAATATCTCGGTTACTTTATAAAGTATCCGCAGTTATCACAGCACTGGCAGGATTTTGCAATATACATGCCTCTTGTTGGAAACATCCATCCGTTTTTGGATTTTGGAACTAAAGCAGTTGCAATTCTCTGCATTTTTTTCCTAACAGGTGTTAATTATATCGGCGTTGTCTTCGGTGGAGTTGTTCAAACAATTGTTACTTATGTAAAAATTATTTCCATCATTTTAATTTCTGTTTTTCTTCTTCTTTTGGGTAACGGAAGTTTTTCAAATATATACACTGGATTTGCAATTCCGGCATCTACTTCTCATAATTTAATAGCAATGATTGGTCTTGCGTTTGCCGGCGCATTTTGGGCATACGATGCATGGAACAGCGTTACTTATGTTGCTGGCGAAGTAATAAACCCGAAAAGAAATATTCCACTTAGTCTGTTGTGGGGAACGTTGATTGTAATCGGTGTATACGTTTTAATAAATATTGCTTATCTCTACGTTCTACCGATTAATGAGATGGCTAAATCTCCGCTTGTTGCTGCCACTGCGGCAGAAAAAATTTTCGGGACAAACGGCGGATCATTAATTGCTATTGCCGTTATAATTTCTACATTTGGTGCCCTCAACGGCAGTATACTTGCAACGGCACGAATTCCATATGCAATGGCGCGAACAAATTTGTTTTTCAGAGGTCTGGGTAAAGTTCATCCTAAGTTTGGAACTCCTCATGTTTCTTTGGTTGTGCAAGGAATTTGGTCATGTGTATTAGTAATGTCTGGCTCGTTCGATACCATTACAGATTATGTAATATTCGGTGCATATTTATTTTATATGCTTGGCGCTTATGGTGTGTTCGTCTTACGCAAAAAAATGCCTGATGCAGAACGTCCGTATAAAGTTTGGGGTTACCCTTATACTCCAATAATATTTATTGTCTTTTCATTTTTATTTCTGGCAAACACAATTATATCAGATACATCAAATGCTATGATGGGATTAATATTGATCGCGGCAGGTTTGCCAATGTACTTCTTCTGGAAATACAGGCAAAAGAAGTATCACATAAAAGATAATTTTTAA
- a CDS encoding GH92 family glycosyl hydrolase, giving the protein MIKKIFLLFTFFIVLNVSAQNKKLIEYVDPFIGTGGHGHTYPGATLPFGMIQLSPDTGIEGWDWCSGYHYSDNSIMGFSHTHLSGTGATDLADILFMPTVGDLNFFPGSKLKPGEGYRSRFKHENEIASPGYYSVYLDDYKVKAELTVSLRAGLHKYTFPKGYSSNIIIDLKHGLDSDREAYIKFVSYNRIEGMRKSRGWAKEHSVYFVAEFSKPITQFGTVTNDVLKDGSREASGRNVKAYLRFITNEGEAILIRVGISAVSIKGARKNLEKEIPNFDFEKIKAQAEKIWEKELNRIQVESKNEDLKKIFYTALYHTLITPNLFTDVDKKYYGMDRKIHTAKDYDHYTVFSLWDTFRAEHPLFTIIDQKRAGDFVKSILAKYKDGGLLPVWELDGNETWCMIGYHSVPVIFDAYMKGLRGFNAKEALEAMKTSAERDQNGQKSYRERGFIPADKENESVSKTLEYCYDDWCIAQLAKEVGAKEDYKKYNQRSLFYQNLFDKTTGFMRGKMSDGSWITPFEPKAVTQQYTEANAWQYSFFVPHDLKGLIDLYGGNENFVKKLDGLFAESDKLEGRFQPDISGLIGQYAHGNEPSHNFAYLYNYAGASWKTQWHVREIMKKLYTSKPDGLCGNDDCGQMSAWYIFSAMGFYPVTPGQNIYAIGSPIFDKVTINLENGKKFVIHTVNASDENKYIQFASSNGKIYEHPYFTHEQIMNGGETIFIMGDTPNKSWGNDNSEMFSMRPVEQGVSMPYVSSRGETFYDTLSIKLMCRTEDAKIRYTIDGSEPTFDSPLYSKPIIINQTATIKAFAYTSDKDRSFTMSSKFIKSKYPPAKYTFSFNERYNGGGDVALTDGRFGTTYFQSGEWQGFEGNDLEAVIDLTKPTQLNNLSIGFLNDPNVWIFFPTEVIFSTSDDGINFKQIANIINNIPTTNQELMIKRFSAKVDNVKARYLKVFAKNIGVCPAWHKGAGGKAWIFADEVTVE; this is encoded by the coding sequence ATGATTAAAAAAATTTTTTTATTGTTTACATTTTTTATTGTGCTGAATGTATCCGCACAAAACAAAAAACTTATCGAGTATGTAGATCCATTTATTGGAACAGGCGGACACGGCCATACTTATCCCGGTGCGACTCTCCCGTTTGGAATGATTCAGCTTTCTCCGGATACGGGAATCGAAGGTTGGGATTGGTGTTCCGGTTACCATTACTCCGATAATTCGATTATGGGGTTCAGTCATACCCATTTAAGCGGAACAGGTGCAACAGATTTAGCCGATATTTTATTTATGCCGACTGTCGGCGATTTAAATTTTTTCCCCGGAAGTAAATTGAAACCCGGCGAAGGATATCGCTCACGCTTCAAACATGAAAATGAAATAGCTTCTCCCGGTTACTACAGCGTTTATCTTGATGATTATAAAGTAAAAGCCGAACTAACTGTTTCGTTGCGAGCGGGTTTGCATAAGTACACATTCCCTAAAGGCTACAGCTCGAATATAATTATTGATCTCAAACACGGGCTCGATTCCGACAGAGAAGCATATATAAAATTTGTAAGTTACAACAGAATTGAAGGAATGAGAAAATCACGCGGTTGGGCTAAGGAACATTCTGTTTATTTTGTCGCTGAATTTTCAAAACCGATTACGCAATTCGGAACAGTTACGAATGACGTTCTCAAGGATGGAAGCCGTGAAGCTTCGGGCAGGAATGTAAAAGCTTATCTGCGCTTTATAACAAATGAAGGTGAAGCAATACTTATCCGCGTTGGCATTTCTGCTGTGAGCATCAAGGGTGCGAGAAAAAATCTTGAAAAAGAAATTCCAAATTTTGATTTTGAAAAAATCAAAGCTCAAGCGGAAAAGATTTGGGAGAAAGAACTGAACCGGATTCAAGTTGAAAGTAAAAACGAAGATCTGAAAAAAATTTTTTATACAGCACTTTATCATACTTTAATAACTCCAAACTTATTTACCGATGTTGACAAAAAATATTACGGTATGGACCGCAAGATTCACACAGCTAAAGATTATGATCATTATACTGTTTTTTCTTTATGGGATACTTTCCGCGCCGAACATCCTCTCTTTACTATCATAGATCAAAAACGAGCCGGTGATTTTGTTAAATCAATTTTAGCAAAATATAAAGATGGCGGATTACTTCCTGTTTGGGAACTCGACGGCAACGAAACTTGGTGCATGATCGGCTATCATTCCGTTCCGGTAATATTTGATGCTTACATGAAAGGTCTCCGCGGCTTCAATGCTAAGGAAGCTCTTGAAGCAATGAAGACTAGCGCTGAACGCGATCAGAACGGACAAAAATCTTATAGAGAGCGCGGATTTATTCCTGCCGATAAAGAAAACGAATCCGTTTCCAAAACTCTTGAATATTGTTATGATGATTGGTGCATTGCTCAACTTGCAAAAGAGGTTGGTGCAAAAGAAGATTATAAAAAATATAATCAGCGTTCTCTCTTTTATCAAAATCTTTTTGATAAAACAACCGGTTTCATGCGCGGAAAAATGTCAGATGGTTCATGGATTACTCCGTTCGAACCGAAAGCAGTTACACAACAATATACAGAAGCAAATGCATGGCAGTATAGTTTCTTTGTTCCACACGATCTGAAAGGTTTGATTGATCTTTACGGCGGCAATGAAAATTTTGTTAAAAAGCTTGACGGTTTATTTGCTGAGTCTGATAAACTCGAAGGAAGATTTCAGCCTGATATTTCCGGATTGATTGGACAATACGCACACGGAAATGAACCTTCACACAATTTTGCTTATCTATATAATTATGCCGGTGCATCATGGAAAACTCAATGGCATGTTAGAGAGATTATGAAAAAACTTTACACATCAAAACCGGATGGACTATGCGGCAACGACGATTGCGGACAAATGTCGGCGTGGTATATTTTCTCAGCAATGGGTTTTTATCCTGTAACGCCGGGACAAAACATTTACGCAATCGGTTCACCGATCTTCGATAAAGTTACGATCAATTTGGAAAACGGTAAAAAATTTGTAATTCATACGGTGAATGCTTCCGATGAGAATAAATATATTCAGTTCGCTTCTTCAAACGGTAAAATTTATGAACACCCTTACTTTACACATGAACAAATTATGAATGGCGGAGAAACAATTTTCATAATGGGCGATACTCCAAATAAATCGTGGGGCAATGATAATTCCGAAATGTTTTCAATGCGTCCAGTAGAACAAGGAGTTTCGATGCCTTATGTTTCTTCCAGAGGAGAAACTTTTTACGATACTCTTTCAATAAAATTAATGTGTAGGACGGAAGATGCAAAGATTCGCTATACTATTGATGGAAGCGAACCGACTTTTGATTCTCCGCTTTATTCTAAACCGATTATTATTAATCAAACCGCTACGATCAAAGCTTTTGCTTACACAAGTGACAAGGACCGTAGCTTTACAATGAGTTCAAAGTTCATTAAATCAAAATATCCGCCGGCGAAATACACATTTAGTTTTAATGAAAGATATAACGGCGGCGGCGATGTGGCTCTTACGGATGGAAGGTTCGGAACAACATATTTTCAAAGCGGTGAATGGCAGGGCTTTGAAGGAAATGATCTTGAAGCCGTGATTGATCTAACAAAACCAACACAATTAAATAATTTATCAATCGGATTTTTGAACGACCCAAATGTTTGGATTTTTTTCCCAACTGAAGTTATATTTTCTACTTCCGATGATGGAATAAATTTTAAGCAGATCGCCAATATCATCAATAATATTCCGACAACTAACCAAGAATTGATGATCAAAAGATTCTCTGCAAAAGTTGATAACGTTAAAGCACGTTACTTAAAAGTTTTTGCAAAGAATATTGGCGTTTGTCCTGCATGGCATAAAGGCGCCGGCGGTAAAGCATGGATTTTTGCCGATGAAGTAACAGTTGAATAA
- a CDS encoding DUF1648 domain-containing protein translates to MSNLRYPAIIFFAVVTLSLILPVFYYPHLPETIASHFNMRNEPDAWISKQTSIVIHFATMVFLAVMFSCIIYFVPKLPKTMINLPNKDYWLNEKNREETFLVFRRFMFWLGSITIGFLTFIIQEVYNTNISGKGKLTFAVWIYFAFMLITMSFLTIKMIIYFSKIDKQP, encoded by the coding sequence ATGTCAAATTTAAGGTATCCGGCTATAATCTTTTTTGCAGTTGTTACTTTATCTTTAATACTGCCGGTATTTTACTATCCGCACCTTCCCGAAACAATCGCATCACATTTTAATATGAGAAATGAACCCGATGCCTGGATAAGTAAACAAACATCCATCGTTATTCATTTTGCAACAATGGTATTTCTTGCGGTAATGTTTTCTTGCATCATATATTTTGTACCGAAACTGCCAAAGACAATGATTAATCTTCCCAATAAAGATTATTGGTTAAACGAGAAGAATCGGGAAGAAACCTTTCTTGTCTTCCGTAGATTCATGTTCTGGCTTGGAAGTATTACAATAGGATTCTTAACGTTTATAATTCAAGAAGTTTACAACACAAATATAAGCGGCAAAGGCAAATTAACATTTGCTGTCTGGATCTATTTTGCTTTTATGCTTATCACCATGTCCTTTCTAACAATTAAGATGATAATTTATTTTTCTAAAATTGACAAACAACCTTAA
- a CDS encoding fatty acid desaturase, translating to MLKREKDFNYSDKPEPHKERTREILRTHPEVREFLGRNPYSIYYIIAIVALQITIAVLLSGQEWWLALIVAYLVGAFANHTLFVLIHESSHNLIFKSRAANMIAGIICDLPMSIPSAISFRSYHLKHHSFQGNYYLDADLASKWEAKLIGNTFIGKALWLLFFPVFQGLRTPRLKEIDFINKWTIINWIVVFGFDVLLIYFFGWISFLYMLVSLFFSIGLHPLGARWIQEHFLTYPPQETYSYYGPLNIVALNVGYHNEHHDFPSVPWNNLPKIKKTAPEFYDNLISHKSWMKLWLKFLFDPSLSLYSRMVRVNR from the coding sequence ATGTTGAAGCGAGAAAAAGATTTTAACTATTCTGACAAGCCTGAACCTCATAAAGAGCGAACACGGGAGATCTTAAGAACACATCCCGAAGTAAGAGAGTTTCTTGGCCGTAATCCATACAGCATCTATTATATAATTGCAATTGTCGCTTTACAGATTACAATAGCTGTTTTACTCAGCGGTCAAGAATGGTGGCTGGCATTAATTGTTGCATACTTAGTTGGTGCATTTGCTAATCATACCTTGTTTGTTTTAATACATGAATCTTCTCACAATTTAATTTTTAAGAGCAGAGCCGCCAACATGATTGCAGGAATTATTTGCGATCTGCCGATGAGCATTCCATCAGCAATTTCTTTTAGAAGTTACCATCTGAAGCACCATTCGTTTCAAGGCAATTACTATCTTGATGCCGATCTTGCAAGCAAATGGGAAGCAAAACTTATCGGGAATACTTTTATCGGGAAAGCATTATGGCTTTTATTTTTTCCTGTATTTCAAGGTCTGCGCACGCCAAGATTAAAAGAAATTGATTTTATAAATAAGTGGACAATAATTAATTGGATCGTTGTCTTTGGATTTGATGTCTTGCTGATTTATTTCTTTGGTTGGATTTCATTTTTATATATGCTCGTTTCCCTTTTCTTTTCGATCGGTCTTCATCCGTTGGGAGCCCGTTGGATTCAAGAACATTTTCTAACTTATCCGCCGCAAGAAACGTACAGTTACTATGGACCGCTAAATATTGTTGCCCTTAATGTTGGTTATCATAATGAACATCATGATTTTCCATCTGTGCCGTGGAATAATCTTCCAAAAATAAAAAAGACTGCCCCAGAGTTTTATGATAATCTTATTTCACATAAATCATGGATGAAGTTATGGCTTAAATTTTTATTTGATCCTAGTCTTTCACTTTATTCCAGAATGGTTCGGGTAAATAGATGA